Proteins encoded in a region of the Pseudomonas denitrificans (nom. rej.) genome:
- a CDS encoding NADPH-dependent F420 reductase has product MRIGIIGAGFIGRAMAALAGKNGCEVMLSNSRGPHTLASTAASLGCEVGSVEQAASFGELVLLAIPFCRYPELPVEAFVGKVVLDAGNYYPQRDGQVAALDARQTTTSEMLAQHLVGATVVKAFNAILERDLVADARPAGAADRRALPMAGDDLQAKQAVSDLHERLGYDVVDAGALGEGRRFERARPAYCRRLDSAGLRAALADEGPDQVEGSWRD; this is encoded by the coding sequence ATGCGTATCGGAATCATCGGGGCGGGGTTCATTGGCCGCGCCATGGCGGCACTTGCCGGGAAGAACGGTTGCGAGGTCATGCTCAGCAATTCACGCGGGCCGCACACGTTGGCCAGCACCGCGGCCTCCCTGGGCTGCGAGGTTGGCTCCGTGGAGCAGGCGGCGAGCTTCGGCGAGCTGGTGCTGCTGGCGATTCCCTTCTGCCGCTACCCTGAATTGCCGGTGGAAGCCTTCGTCGGCAAGGTCGTGCTGGATGCCGGCAATTACTACCCGCAGCGCGACGGCCAAGTCGCCGCGCTGGATGCTCGGCAAACCACCACCAGCGAAATGCTGGCGCAGCACCTGGTTGGCGCCACGGTGGTCAAGGCGTTCAACGCCATCCTCGAGCGTGATCTGGTCGCCGATGCCCGCCCGGCCGGCGCCGCCGATCGTCGGGCTCTACCCATGGCTGGTGACGACCTGCAGGCCAAGCAGGCGGTCAGCGACTTGCATGAGCGCCTGGGCTACGACGTGGTCGATGCCGGCGCCCTGGGTGAAGGACGGCGGTTCGAGCGCGCCCGCCCGGCTTACTGCAGACGCCTGGACAGCGCCGGCCTGCGCGCTGCACTGGCCGATGAGGGCCCGGACCAGGTTGAAGGCAGCTGGCGTGATTGA
- a CDS encoding NAD-dependent epimerase/dehydratase family protein, with protein sequence MRVMVSGANGFVGRLLVRRLLEVGELRGRRIGALLLLDQKLDGLPDDSRLRRHYGSVTDPALLRRVLADGVDVVFHLVSVPGGAAEAQYELGYQVNLQASLELLHQLRNPARPPVLVYASSVAVYGGELPARMDEAQPAAPQLSYAAHKRMVEIALQDLSRRGEVDGRALRLPGIVARPREPNGLRSAFMSDLLHACAAGDSYTCPVSPQASAWWMSARCCVDNLLHAAELREPGSQRVWQLPVLQLSIAQVLAGLAACFGEANCERIAFEPDPQLEALFGAYPPLRTPQARELGFCHDGTVAGLLRNALDLPPRRSRAAARKGISA encoded by the coding sequence ATGCGCGTGATGGTCAGCGGGGCCAATGGCTTCGTCGGCCGCCTGCTGGTGCGTCGCCTGCTGGAAGTGGGCGAGCTGCGCGGGAGGCGGATCGGAGCCTTGCTGTTGCTGGACCAGAAACTCGACGGCCTGCCTGACGATTCGCGCCTGCGCCGGCATTACGGCAGCGTCACCGATCCGGCCCTGCTGCGCCGTGTGCTGGCCGATGGTGTCGACGTGGTGTTCCACCTGGTGAGCGTGCCCGGCGGTGCCGCCGAAGCGCAGTACGAACTGGGTTACCAGGTCAATCTGCAGGCCAGCCTGGAGCTGCTGCACCAGCTGCGCAATCCCGCGCGGCCGCCGGTGCTGGTGTATGCCAGCAGCGTGGCAGTTTACGGCGGTGAGCTGCCGGCGCGGATGGACGAGGCACAGCCGGCGGCGCCGCAGCTGTCCTACGCGGCGCACAAGCGCATGGTGGAGATTGCCCTGCAGGACCTGTCCCGGCGCGGCGAAGTGGACGGGCGCGCCCTGCGCCTGCCCGGCATAGTCGCCCGGCCGCGCGAGCCCAACGGGCTGCGCTCGGCCTTCATGAGCGACCTGCTGCACGCCTGTGCGGCGGGGGACAGCTACACCTGCCCGGTGTCGCCGCAGGCCAGCGCCTGGTGGATGTCGGCCCGCTGCTGCGTGGACAACCTGCTGCACGCCGCCGAACTCAGGGAGCCCGGCAGCCAGCGGGTGTGGCAACTGCCAGTGCTGCAGCTGTCCATCGCCCAGGTGCTTGCCGGGCTTGCCGCCTGTTTTGGCGAGGCCAACTGCGAGCGCATCGCCTTCGAACCCGATCCGCAATTGGAGGCGCTGTTCGGCGCCTATCCGCCACTGCGCACGCCGCAGGCCCGTGAGCTGGGCTTCTGCCACGACGGCACGGTGGCCGGCCTGCTGCGCAACGCCCTCGACCTCCCGCCGCGTCGCAGCCGCGCCGCCGCCCGCAAAGGAATCTCCGCATGA
- a CDS encoding HAD family hydrolase, whose translation MQPVQDDSTSVDTVVFDLGGVLVDWNPRYLYRKVFDGDEVAMEAFLAQVCNQAWNERQDRGRPWAEAIAEAIALHPAHEPHIRAYRERWDEMLGGALEDTVQVLDELHQSGVRLLALTNWSAETFPVAEERFEFLGKFEAVLVSGQEGWMKPEPEIFQLLIRRYGLAPSRTLFIDDVRKNVEAAQALGLQAIQFASARQLRNDLKAFGLPIAPSEQ comes from the coding sequence ATGCAGCCAGTGCAGGACGACAGCACCAGCGTGGACACAGTGGTTTTCGATCTTGGCGGCGTGCTGGTCGATTGGAATCCGCGTTACCTCTACCGGAAAGTCTTCGACGGCGACGAAGTGGCGATGGAGGCTTTCCTCGCCCAGGTCTGCAACCAGGCCTGGAACGAACGCCAGGACCGCGGGCGGCCCTGGGCCGAAGCGATCGCCGAGGCCATCGCGCTGCACCCTGCGCACGAGCCGCATATCCGGGCGTACCGCGAGCGCTGGGACGAGATGCTCGGCGGTGCCCTGGAAGACACCGTGCAGGTCCTCGATGAACTCCACCAGAGCGGCGTACGCTTACTGGCGCTGACCAACTGGTCGGCGGAGACCTTTCCGGTGGCCGAAGAACGTTTCGAGTTCCTCGGCAAGTTCGAAGCGGTACTGGTCTCCGGCCAGGAAGGTTGGATGAAACCCGAACCGGAGATCTTCCAGCTGCTGATCCGGCGCTATGGTCTTGCGCCGTCCCGCACGTTGTTCATCGATGACGTCCGCAAGAATGTGGAGGCGGCGCAGGCCCTGGGCCTGCAGGCCATCCAGTTCGCCAGCGCACGGCAATTGCGCAACGACCTGAAAGCCTTCGGCCTTCCGATCGCCCCCTCGGAGCAGTGA
- a CDS encoding cupin domain-containing protein: protein MNSQEVAPETRGVTVELLSSVDLGPEIEGMAGRQLRMRRVTIAPGGVFGPVHDHVDRPGTVFILQGTITDHRDGIATDYGPGVGWPEDHNTTHWLENRGSVTAVEISVDIVRLG from the coding sequence ATGAACAGCCAAGAGGTGGCCCCCGAGACCCGGGGCGTGACGGTGGAGCTGTTGTCCTCGGTCGACCTCGGCCCGGAGATCGAGGGCATGGCCGGCCGGCAATTGCGGATGCGCCGGGTGACCATAGCGCCCGGCGGCGTCTTCGGGCCGGTGCATGACCACGTGGACCGCCCCGGCACGGTGTTCATCCTGCAGGGCACCATCACCGACCATCGCGACGGTATCGCCACCGACTACGGACCGGGCGTCGGCTGGCCCGAGGACCACAACACCACGCACTGGCTGGAGAACCGCGGCAGCGTCACCGCCGTGGAGATTTCGGTCGACATCGTCCGGCTGGGTTAG
- a CDS encoding SDR family NAD(P)-dependent oxidoreductase yields the protein MSALFSLAGKTALVTGATRGIGLAIAREYGLAGARLVISSESAEDCARALASLAEEGIDVIAVPADLRDAHAVQALAQQALEHLGRLDALVCNAGVAPHLGPLGTASDADWELTFSVNLRSALWLTSALLPAMADGGGGSVVLMASIAGVRGNKSLGLYGLSKAGLAQLARNLAVEWGPANIRVNAISPGVIHTEFARPLTDNPDVLQRRLALTPLRRVGRPEEVAALALLLAAPGGAFISGQNLIVDGGTTIGDGN from the coding sequence ATGAGCGCGCTGTTTTCCCTCGCCGGCAAGACTGCTCTGGTCACCGGCGCCACCCGCGGCATCGGCCTGGCCATCGCCCGTGAGTACGGCCTTGCTGGCGCGCGTCTGGTGATCAGCAGTGAGAGTGCCGAGGACTGTGCGCGAGCGTTGGCGTCGCTGGCGGAGGAGGGCATCGACGTGATCGCCGTACCCGCCGACCTGCGTGACGCTCACGCCGTGCAGGCCCTGGCGCAGCAAGCTCTGGAACATCTCGGGCGGCTCGATGCGCTGGTCTGCAATGCCGGCGTCGCGCCGCACCTGGGGCCGCTCGGCACGGCCAGCGATGCCGACTGGGAGCTGACCTTCAGCGTCAACCTGCGCAGCGCGTTGTGGCTGACCAGCGCCTTGCTCCCGGCCATGGCCGACGGTGGCGGCGGCAGCGTGGTGCTGATGGCCAGCATCGCCGGCGTGCGCGGCAACAAGAGCCTGGGCCTTTACGGGTTGTCCAAGGCCGGGCTGGCGCAGCTGGCGCGCAACCTGGCGGTGGAGTGGGGCCCGGCGAACATCCGCGTCAACGCCATCAGTCCCGGCGTGATCCACACCGAATTCGCCCGTCCGCTCACCGACAATCCCGACGTCCTGCAGCGCCGCCTGGCGCTCACGCCGCTGCGCCGGGTCGGCCGGCCCGAGGAAGTGGCGGCCCTGGCATTGCTGCTGGCCGCCCCCGGTGGCGCCTTCATCAGCGGACAGAATCTCATCGTCGACGGTGGCACGACCATCGGTGACGGCAATTGA
- a CDS encoding LysR family transcriptional regulator, with translation MDRLQSMAVFVRAADSGSFSSAGAALGMSSQMAGKHVSALEERLGVKLLNRTTRRQSLTEIGQHYYESCKRVLAEAEAADALALDHLAVPRDDCGSALRSPMAPTA, from the coding sequence ATGGATCGACTGCAAAGCATGGCGGTGTTCGTCAGGGCCGCCGACAGCGGCTCGTTCTCCTCCGCCGGGGCGGCGCTGGGCATGTCCTCGCAGATGGCCGGCAAGCATGTCAGCGCGCTGGAGGAGCGCCTGGGCGTCAAGCTGCTCAACCGCACCACCCGCCGGCAGAGCCTGACCGAGATCGGCCAGCACTACTATGAAAGCTGCAAACGCGTACTGGCCGAAGCAGAGGCGGCGGATGCCCTGGCCCTGGATCATCTCGCGGTCCCCCGGGACGATTGCGGATCAGCGCTCCGGTCACCTATGGCACCTACTGCCTGA
- a CDS encoding cupin domain-containing protein codes for MQQLPTFKRVVTGHDCHGQAVVASCGPTPNNFPLKAVPGTLFYEVWNSLGSPAPLDNGDDPTAQPLQLSPGPLGSVIRVVDIPPDSVQNQVSAEDAAAVFAEIGESHAGTGKADSKHKLMHRTQTLDYGIVTEGEVWLVLDDGEVQLKRGDIVVQRGTNHAWSNRTEAMARMVFILLDGRYAAELKELLP; via the coding sequence ATGCAACAGCTTCCCACCTTCAAACGCGTGGTCACCGGCCACGACTGCCACGGCCAGGCGGTGGTCGCCAGCTGCGGCCCGACGCCGAACAACTTCCCGCTCAAGGCGGTGCCCGGCACGCTGTTCTACGAGGTGTGGAACAGCCTCGGCAGTCCCGCGCCGCTGGACAACGGCGACGACCCCACCGCGCAGCCGCTGCAGCTCAGCCCCGGCCCGCTGGGCAGCGTCATCCGCGTGGTGGATATCCCGCCGGACAGCGTGCAGAACCAGGTCAGCGCCGAAGACGCCGCCGCGGTCTTCGCCGAAATCGGCGAATCCCATGCCGGCACCGGCAAGGCCGACTCGAAGCACAAGCTGATGCACCGCACCCAGACTCTGGACTACGGCATCGTCACCGAGGGCGAGGTCTGGCTGGTGCTGGATGACGGCGAGGTGCAGCTCAAGCGCGGTGACATCGTGGTGCAGCGCGGCACCAATCACGCGTGGAGCAACCGCACCGAAGCAATGGCGCGGATGGTCTTCATTCTTCTCGATGGTCGTTACGCGGCCGAGTTGAAGGAGCTGCTGCCATGA
- a CDS encoding fumarylacetoacetate hydrolase family protein — translation MKFATLDDGSRDGRLLVVSRDLTRAVDASGIAATLQAALDNWELLESDLQRLYQRLNANAVAGAFDLDPAQLAAPLPRAWQWLDGSCFLSHGELMQKAFNLEPIEGVERIPLIYQGAGDDFLGPRADIPLPSEAHGIDFEGEFAVLLDAVPMGCPAEQALNHVRLVLQLNDVSLRALAPREMKTGFGFLQAKPASSFAPVAVTPDELGHAWRDGRVHLPLKVEWNGEWFGHPHGGAMHFGFHELIAHASLTRRLSAGTLIGSGTVSNADRSVGSACIAERRAIETIAHGAPRTAFMHFGDRVRMEACGSEGEVIFGAIDQRVVQGGWPCA, via the coding sequence ATGAAGTTCGCCACCCTCGATGACGGCAGCCGCGATGGCCGCCTGCTGGTAGTCTCCCGCGACCTGACGCGGGCGGTGGACGCCAGCGGCATCGCCGCCACCCTGCAGGCCGCGCTGGACAACTGGGAGCTGCTGGAATCCGACCTGCAGCGGCTGTACCAGCGGCTCAACGCCAATGCCGTCGCCGGCGCCTTCGATCTCGACCCGGCGCAACTCGCCGCGCCGCTGCCACGCGCCTGGCAATGGCTGGACGGCTCCTGCTTCCTCAGCCACGGCGAGCTGATGCAGAAGGCCTTCAACCTGGAGCCCATCGAAGGCGTCGAGCGCATTCCGCTGATCTACCAGGGCGCTGGCGACGACTTCCTCGGTCCCCGCGCGGATATCCCGCTGCCCAGCGAAGCCCACGGCATCGACTTCGAAGGCGAGTTTGCCGTGCTGCTCGACGCGGTGCCCATGGGCTGCCCGGCGGAGCAGGCACTCAACCATGTGCGCCTGGTGCTGCAGCTCAACGACGTCAGCCTGCGCGCGCTGGCGCCTCGCGAGATGAAGACCGGCTTCGGCTTCCTCCAGGCCAAGCCGGCATCCAGCTTCGCCCCGGTGGCGGTGACCCCGGACGAGCTGGGCCATGCCTGGCGCGACGGTCGCGTGCACCTGCCGTTGAAGGTGGAATGGAACGGCGAATGGTTCGGCCATCCCCATGGCGGCGCCATGCACTTCGGCTTCCATGAGCTGATCGCCCATGCCTCCCTGACGCGGCGCCTGAGCGCCGGCACGCTGATCGGCTCGGGCACCGTGTCCAACGCCGATCGCTCGGTGGGCTCGGCCTGCATCGCCGAGCGCCGCGCCATCGAGACCATCGCCCACGGCGCACCGCGCACGGCCTTCATGCACTTCGGCGACCGCGTGCGCATGGAAGCGTGCGGCAGCGAAGGTGAGGTGATCTTCGGCGCCATCGACCAGCGCGTGGTGCAAGGGGGCTGGCCATGCGCGTGA
- a CDS encoding aromatic ring-hydroxylating dioxygenase subunit alpha translates to MIPSPIATFDPAAPTGQPDFPQDRWYVAGFAWELGDKPLARTLLGQPLVLFRTAEGSVAALEDRCCHRALPLSLGTLEQDGLRCGYHGLLFGADGRCLEIPGQAKVPGKALVKAFVLRERDQILWLWHGSAAPDREPPAYPHHDSGQYRFGGDVYHYAAPWQLIHDNLLDLSHLGYVHLRTIGGNARIHMNAQMQVSGDEQSVRVVRHMLDSEPPPTYRDAYPFKGRIDRWQEIEFQPSHLCIWTGAVDAGSEPIDTPERGGFHLRGFHGVTPETKETCHYFWTQATNPQADPEENLSRVLEQTRLTFDEDKQVIEAQYANLLRFGERPMVDIHVDAGANRARRIIASLLAGQA, encoded by the coding sequence ATGATTCCCAGCCCCATCGCCACCTTCGACCCCGCTGCGCCCACCGGCCAGCCCGATTTCCCGCAGGACCGCTGGTACGTCGCCGGCTTCGCCTGGGAGCTCGGCGACAAGCCACTGGCGCGCACGCTGCTCGGGCAGCCGCTGGTGCTGTTCCGCACCGCTGAAGGCAGCGTCGCCGCACTGGAAGACCGTTGCTGCCACCGCGCCTTGCCGCTGTCACTCGGTACCCTCGAGCAGGACGGCCTGCGCTGCGGCTACCACGGCCTGCTGTTCGGCGCCGATGGCCGCTGCCTGGAGATTCCCGGCCAGGCCAAGGTGCCCGGCAAGGCGCTGGTGAAGGCCTTCGTCCTGCGCGAGCGGGACCAGATCCTCTGGCTCTGGCATGGCAGCGCCGCCCCCGACCGGGAACCACCGGCCTACCCGCACCACGACAGTGGCCAGTACCGCTTCGGCGGTGACGTCTACCACTACGCGGCGCCGTGGCAGCTCATCCACGACAACCTGCTCGACCTCAGCCACCTGGGCTACGTGCACCTGCGCACCATCGGCGGCAACGCGCGCATCCACATGAACGCGCAGATGCAGGTCAGTGGCGATGAGCAGTCGGTACGGGTGGTGCGCCACATGCTCGACTCCGAGCCGCCACCCACCTACCGCGACGCCTATCCGTTCAAGGGGCGCATCGACCGCTGGCAGGAGATCGAATTCCAGCCCTCGCACCTGTGTATCTGGACCGGCGCGGTGGACGCCGGCAGCGAGCCCATCGATACGCCCGAGCGGGGTGGCTTCCACCTGCGCGGCTTCCATGGCGTGACCCCGGAGACGAAAGAGACCTGTCACTACTTCTGGACCCAGGCGACCAATCCCCAGGCCGACCCGGAAGAGAACCTGAGCCGGGTGCTGGAGCAGACCCGCCTGACCTTCGACGAGGACAAGCAGGTGATCGAGGCGCAGTACGCCAACCTGCTGCGCTTCGGCGAGCGGCCGATGGTCGATATCCATGTCGATGCCGGCGCCAACCGCGCCCGGCGAATCATTGCCAGCCTGCTGGCGGGCCAGGCATGA
- a CDS encoding LysR substrate-binding domain-containing protein has product MPLLGRYLRQHPDVKIELSLSDRLVDLIDESFEAVIRIGPLDDSSLVARPLAAYRLIACAAPAYLAEHGTPQTPDDLEGHHCLGLTAWPASVSGGGRCWGVKACNCWPRAAAFRSTTPARSAPPRAMAWASSWAPR; this is encoded by the coding sequence ATGCCGCTGCTGGGCCGCTACCTGCGCCAGCACCCGGACGTGAAGATCGAGTTGTCGCTCAGTGACCGCCTGGTAGACCTGATCGACGAGAGCTTCGAAGCGGTGATCCGCATAGGACCGCTGGACGACTCCAGCCTGGTCGCGCGGCCATTGGCGGCCTATCGGCTGATTGCCTGCGCGGCGCCAGCCTACCTCGCCGAGCATGGCACTCCGCAGACGCCCGACGATCTCGAAGGGCACCACTGCCTGGGGCTTACCGCCTGGCCTGCATCGGTATCCGGGGGTGGCAGATGCTGGGGGGTGAAAGCCTGCAACTGCTGGCCCAGAGCAGCCGCCTTCAGGTCAACGACGCCCGCGCGCAGCGCGCCGCCGCGTGCGATGGCCTGGGCATCATCCTGGGCGCCGAGATGA
- a CDS encoding PDR/VanB family oxidoreductase yields the protein MLEVLVSRRQHEAQDILGFELRSLDGASLPPFSAGSHIDVHLPNGLVRQYSLCNDPREHDRYQIGVLLDPASRGGSRCLHEAVEEGTRLRISEPRNLFPLAHAAGRSLLFAGGIGITPILCMAERLAQSGAAFELHYCCRSADRAAFLERLSRSSFADQVQLHFDDGPAEQRLDAASLLAAPATDTHLYVCGPGGFMAHVLDSARQAGWDESHLHREYFAAAPEPEAASGSFEVQLASSGQCFLIPPERSVADVLLEVGVDIPLSCEQGICGTCVTRVLAGEPEHRDLFMTAAEHARNDQFTPCCSRSKSPRLVLDL from the coding sequence ATGCTTGAGGTCCTCGTCAGCCGCCGCCAGCACGAGGCGCAGGACATCCTCGGCTTCGAGCTGCGCTCGCTGGATGGCGCCAGCCTGCCGCCGTTCAGCGCCGGTTCGCATATCGACGTACACCTGCCCAACGGGCTGGTGCGCCAGTACTCGCTGTGCAACGACCCACGCGAGCACGACCGCTACCAGATCGGCGTGCTCCTCGACCCAGCTTCGCGCGGTGGTTCGCGCTGCCTGCACGAGGCGGTGGAAGAGGGCACGCGGCTGCGCATCAGCGAGCCGCGCAACCTCTTCCCGCTGGCCCACGCAGCCGGCCGCAGCCTGCTGTTCGCCGGCGGCATCGGCATCACGCCGATCCTCTGCATGGCCGAACGACTCGCGCAGAGCGGCGCCGCTTTCGAGCTGCACTACTGCTGTCGCTCGGCCGACCGCGCGGCCTTCCTCGAACGCCTGAGCCGGTCGAGCTTCGCCGACCAGGTACAACTGCATTTTGACGACGGCCCCGCCGAACAGCGCCTGGATGCCGCGAGCCTGCTGGCAGCGCCGGCGACCGACACGCACCTCTACGTCTGCGGGCCCGGCGGCTTCATGGCCCATGTGCTGGACAGTGCGCGCCAGGCCGGCTGGGACGAGTCGCACCTGCACCGCGAGTACTTCGCGGCGGCGCCCGAGCCCGAGGCCGCCAGCGGCAGCTTCGAGGTGCAACTGGCGAGCAGTGGGCAGTGCTTCCTGATTCCTCCTGAGCGCAGCGTCGCCGACGTGCTGCTGGAGGTCGGCGTGGACATCCCGCTGTCCTGCGAACAGGGCATCTGCGGCACCTGCGTGACCCGCGTGCTGGCCGGCGAGCCGGAGCACCGCGACCTGTTCATGACCGCTGCCGAACACGCCCGTAACGACCAGTTCACGCCCTGCTGCTCGCGCTCGAAGAGCCCGCGCCTGGTACTCGATCTCTGA
- a CDS encoding VIT1/CCC1 transporter family protein — translation MDKAEKGTWQRVLEPIDRITEVIFGLLMAMTFIGSLSVATSGREEVRTMLIAALGCNLAWGLADAVIFLMRTWTERTRSRTLLERLQGGTEPLAGQSLIAAELPPRIATAAGAEGLEVLRLRMLGSAGRPIEARIGWADIKGALATFLLVVLATFPLVIPFLLIDQTGPAIRASNAVALVMLFISGWMLARYSGGSPWAGGIALAVVGTALLFAIIALGG, via the coding sequence ATGGACAAAGCCGAGAAGGGCACCTGGCAGCGGGTGCTGGAACCGATCGACCGCATCACCGAGGTGATTTTCGGCCTGCTGATGGCCATGACCTTCATCGGCTCGCTGAGCGTGGCGACCTCGGGGCGGGAGGAGGTGCGCACCATGCTGATTGCCGCGCTGGGCTGCAACCTCGCCTGGGGTCTGGCCGATGCCGTGATCTTCCTGATGCGCACCTGGACCGAGCGCACTCGCAGCCGCACGCTGCTGGAGCGCCTGCAGGGCGGCACCGAACCGCTTGCCGGGCAGAGCCTCATCGCCGCCGAACTGCCACCGCGCATCGCCACGGCGGCGGGTGCGGAAGGGCTGGAAGTGCTGCGCCTGCGGATGCTGGGCAGCGCCGGCAGGCCCATCGAGGCGCGGATCGGCTGGGCAGACATCAAGGGCGCGCTGGCAACCTTCCTGCTGGTGGTGCTGGCGACCTTCCCGCTGGTCATCCCCTTCCTGCTGATCGACCAGACCGGCCCGGCCATCCGCGCTTCCAATGCGGTGGCGCTGGTGATGCTGTTCATCTCCGGCTGGATGCTCGCCCGCTATTCCGGCGGTTCGCCCTGGGCGGGCGGGATTGCATTGGCGGTAGTGGGTACGGCGCTGCTGTTCGCCATCATTGCGCTGGGTGGTTGA
- a CDS encoding LysR substrate-binding domain-containing protein, translated as MGGESLQLLAQSSRLQVNDARAQRAAACDGLGIILGAEMMLAEDLRQGRLVQLFPDLQAPARQVHLLYASDRRMPPKLRRFVDQVVAELGARPA; from the coding sequence CTGGGGGGTGAAAGCCTGCAACTGCTGGCCCAGAGCAGCCGCCTTCAGGTCAACGACGCCCGCGCGCAGCGCGCCGCCGCGTGCGATGGCCTGGGCATCATCCTGGGCGCCGAGATGATGCTCGCCGAGGACCTCCGGCAGGGCCGCCTGGTGCAGTTGTTCCCCGACCTTCAGGCACCGGCGCGGCAGGTCCATCTGCTCTACGCCAGCGACCGCCGCATGCCGCCGAAGCTGCGCCGTTTCGTCGACCAGGTAGTCGCCGAACTGGGAGCCAGGCCGGCCTGA
- a CDS encoding cyclase family protein: MSLNQRRLLDLSVTLDNNPYTDPPPLLPKIDYMDHQQGWPEMAAMFPGLRKEDLPGDESWAAERLQITTHSGTHMDAPWHYASTTDGGKPAFGIDELPLEWCLQPGVKLDFRHFPDGHVVTAAEVEAELARIGHALQPLDIVLVNTRAGSLFGQPGYLEAGVGMGREATLYLLERGVRVVGTDAWSWDAPFKYTRERFAASGDASIIWEGHKAGRDIGYGQMEKLANLEQLPDHGFLVSCFPYKIRHASAGFVRAVAILEPLPAVG, from the coding sequence ATGAGCCTGAATCAACGCCGTCTGCTGGACCTGTCCGTGACCCTGGACAACAACCCCTATACCGACCCGCCGCCCCTGCTGCCGAAGATCGACTACATGGACCACCAGCAGGGCTGGCCGGAAATGGCCGCGATGTTCCCCGGCCTGCGCAAGGAAGACCTGCCCGGCGATGAGTCCTGGGCGGCGGAGCGCCTGCAGATCACCACCCACAGTGGCACCCACATGGACGCGCCGTGGCACTACGCGTCCACCACCGACGGTGGCAAACCGGCCTTCGGCATCGACGAGCTGCCGCTGGAGTGGTGCCTGCAGCCGGGGGTGAAGCTGGACTTCCGTCACTTCCCGGACGGCCATGTGGTGACTGCCGCCGAGGTCGAGGCCGAACTGGCGCGCATCGGCCATGCGCTGCAGCCGCTGGACATCGTGCTGGTGAACACCCGCGCCGGCAGCCTGTTCGGCCAGCCGGGCTACCTCGAAGCCGGCGTCGGCATGGGCCGCGAGGCAACGCTTTACCTGCTGGAGCGCGGCGTGCGGGTGGTGGGCACCGATGCCTGGAGCTGGGATGCGCCCTTCAAGTACACCCGCGAACGCTTCGCCGCCTCGGGTGACGCGTCGATCATCTGGGAGGGCCACAAGGCCGGGCGCGACATCGGCTACGGGCAGATGGAGAAGCTCGCCAACCTCGAGCAACTGCCTGACCACGGCTTCCTGGTCAGCTGCTTCCCCTACAAGATCCGCCACGCCTCCGCCGGTTTCGTGCGCGCCGTGGCGATCCTGGAGCCCCTGCCAGCCGTGGGCTGA